From the Burkholderia glumae LMG 2196 = ATCC 33617 genome, one window contains:
- a CDS encoding HD domain-containing phosphohydrolase — MARRWHLPFRLHVSVLIAVVVLLMGGLISAVDYDHSRRILEDDSANRVREMSRETANELQKMFTPASVAVKTLVYSGIVQAHTFAQRRAVLGVLHAILSASPGMEDIYVGYRNGDFFMLRAIRSEFQRESLQAPADARYALQVIERSVSPPVGRFVYFDDALRVIGQVARPDYPASYDPRERAWYRQALRQKRLIRTAPYVFSSVREIGTTLAMAAPDGGAVVGCDVNLDTLQRMLAAQDGLPGLAFALIGANGQLVASTLRFDPVLKATEELYRLAGMDEMRRVPILAQLAAGVRAAGGAAWRSATVADAQGQSWHLTVNRLDVDDIEPLYLSSAIRREDLMRSADHRLRVEALVTLAILVLSIPLTWLLAGVIARPLTQLAAQAATMRRFELAPGGEALNSHISEIDRLGQRMEEMKRTIRRFLDTIRAVAAEPDFERLVPLLLTEMLAEAHADAGVLYLANEDGTLLQPAAARDTRRASVDEVLRPLEVAQAPALIRTALAGNRACAGRLSNPEIVQAGLSHFRLGAGDAAVVPLVNREGVLIGAFVLLHSAPLEQMQLSFIAELTGLFVSAIETRELIRTQRALFEAFIQLIAKAIDAKSPHTGGHCNRVPELAKMLARAACSAGDGPWRDFDLDARQWEALHVAAWLHDCGKITTPEYVIDKATKLETLYDRIHEVRMRFEVLKCEAEIHCLEAIAAGMARDRAEAARDALLGELDAEFAFVAACNEGGESMDPARVERLGRIGARTWRRTLDDRLGVSQDERRRQARMPRAPLPVRERLLADKAEHRIERETAAPFDMADNRWGFRMRVPELLFNRGELHNLAIARGTLSDEERFKINEHILQTIMMLSQLPFPRHLRNVPEIAGGHHEKIDGTGYPKGLRGDQMSPLARMMAIADIFEALTAGDRPYKRGKTLSEAISIMAAMQQAQHIDAGLFALFLRSGVYLDYARRFMSPEQIDEVDLARYLGPAATAGA, encoded by the coding sequence ATGGCCAGACGCTGGCATCTGCCGTTTCGACTGCACGTCTCGGTGTTGATCGCCGTGGTGGTGTTGTTGATGGGCGGCCTGATCAGCGCGGTCGACTACGATCATTCACGCCGGATTCTTGAGGACGACTCAGCGAACCGCGTGCGCGAAATGAGTCGCGAGACCGCGAACGAACTACAAAAGATGTTCACGCCGGCGTCGGTCGCGGTGAAAACGCTGGTTTACAGCGGAATCGTTCAGGCGCACACGTTTGCCCAGCGCCGGGCGGTGCTCGGCGTCCTGCATGCGATCCTGAGCGCCTCGCCGGGCATGGAGGACATCTACGTCGGCTACCGGAACGGCGACTTCTTCATGCTGCGCGCGATCCGCAGCGAGTTCCAGCGCGAGAGCCTGCAGGCGCCCGCCGACGCGCGCTACGCGCTGCAGGTGATCGAGCGCTCGGTGTCGCCGCCCGTCGGGCGCTTCGTCTATTTCGACGACGCGCTGCGCGTGATCGGGCAGGTCGCGCGCCCCGACTATCCGGCCAGCTACGATCCGCGCGAGCGCGCCTGGTACCGGCAGGCGCTGCGCCAGAAGCGGCTGATCCGCACCGCGCCCTACGTGTTTTCCTCGGTGCGCGAGATCGGCACCACGCTCGCGATGGCCGCGCCCGACGGCGGCGCGGTGGTGGGCTGCGACGTCAACCTCGACACCCTGCAGCGCATGCTGGCGGCGCAGGACGGCCTGCCGGGCCTCGCCTTCGCGCTGATCGGCGCCAACGGGCAGCTGGTCGCCTCGACGCTGCGCTTCGATCCGGTGCTGAAGGCGACCGAGGAGCTGTACCGGCTGGCCGGCATGGACGAGATGCGCCGGGTGCCGATCCTCGCGCAGCTGGCCGCCGGCGTGCGCGCGGCCGGCGGCGCGGCGTGGCGCTCGGCGACCGTGGCCGACGCGCAGGGCCAAAGCTGGCACCTGACGGTCAACCGGCTCGACGTCGACGACATCGAGCCGCTCTACCTGAGTTCCGCGATCCGCCGCGAGGACCTGATGCGAAGCGCGGACCACCGGCTGAGGGTCGAGGCGCTCGTCACGCTCGCCATCCTGGTGCTGTCGATTCCGCTCACCTGGCTGCTGGCCGGCGTGATCGCGCGGCCGCTCACCCAGCTGGCCGCGCAGGCGGCCACCATGCGCCGCTTCGAGCTGGCGCCGGGCGGCGAGGCGCTCAATTCGCATATCAGCGAGATCGACCGGCTCGGGCAGCGCATGGAGGAAATGAAGCGCACCATCCGGCGCTTCCTCGACACGATCCGGGCGGTGGCCGCGGAGCCCGACTTCGAGCGGCTGGTGCCGCTGCTGCTCACCGAGATGCTGGCCGAGGCCCACGCCGACGCGGGCGTGCTGTACCTTGCCAACGAGGACGGCACGCTGCTGCAGCCGGCGGCGGCGCGCGACACGCGGCGCGCCTCGGTGGACGAGGTGCTGCGGCCGCTGGAGGTGGCGCAGGCGCCGGCCCTGATCCGCACCGCGCTGGCCGGCAACCGCGCCTGCGCCGGGCGGCTGTCGAACCCCGAGATCGTGCAGGCCGGCCTATCGCACTTCCGGCTCGGCGCCGGCGACGCGGCCGTGGTGCCGCTGGTGAACCGCGAGGGCGTGCTGATCGGCGCGTTCGTGCTGCTGCATTCGGCGCCGCTCGAGCAGATGCAGCTGTCGTTCATCGCCGAGCTGACCGGCCTGTTCGTCAGCGCGATCGAGACGCGCGAGCTGATCCGGACGCAGCGCGCGCTGTTCGAGGCGTTCATCCAGCTGATCGCGAAGGCGATCGACGCGAAGAGCCCGCACACGGGCGGCCACTGCAACCGCGTGCCCGAGCTGGCGAAGATGCTGGCGCGCGCCGCGTGCAGCGCCGGCGACGGCCCGTGGCGCGATTTCGACCTCGACGCCCGGCAGTGGGAGGCGCTGCACGTGGCGGCCTGGCTGCACGATTGCGGCAAGATCACCACGCCCGAATACGTGATCGACAAGGCCACCAAGCTGGAGACGCTCTACGACCGCATCCACGAGGTGCGGATGCGCTTCGAGGTGCTCAAGTGCGAGGCCGAGATCCACTGCCTGGAGGCGATCGCGGCCGGCATGGCGCGCGACCGGGCCGAGGCGGCGCGCGACGCGCTGCTGGGCGAGCTGGACGCGGAGTTCGCGTTCGTGGCCGCCTGCAACGAGGGCGGCGAATCGATGGACCCGGCTCGCGTGGAGCGGCTCGGCCGGATCGGCGCGCGCACCTGGCGGCGCACGCTCGACGACCGTCTGGGCGTGTCCCAGGACGAGCGCAGGCGTCAGGCGCGCATGCCGCGCGCGCCGCTGCCGGTGCGCGAGCGGCTGCTCGCCGACAAGGCCGAGCACCGCATCGAGCGCGAGACGGCGGCGCCGTTCGACATGGCCGACAACCGCTGGGGCTTTCGGATGCGGGTGCCGGAGCTGCTGTTCAATCGCGGCGAGCTGCACAACCTCGCCATCGCGCGCGGCACGCTGTCCGACGAGGAGCGCTTCAAGATCAACGAGCACATCCTGCAGACCATCATGATGCTCTCGCAGCTGCCGTTTCCGCGCCACCTGCGCAACGTTCCCGAGATCGCCGGCGGCCATCACGAGAAGATCGACGGCACCGGCTATCCGAAAGGGCTGCGCGGCGATCAGATGAGCCCGCTCGCGCGCATGATGGCGATCGCCGACATCTTCGAGGCGCTGACGGCGGGCGACCGCCCCTACAAGCGCGGCAAGACGCTGTCCGAGGCGATCTCGATCATGGCCGCGATGCAGCAGGCGCAGCACATCGACGCCGGGCTGTTCGCGCTGTTCCTGCGCTCGGGCGTCTACCTCGACTACGCGCGGCGCTTCATGTCGCCCGAGCAGATCGACGAGGTCGACCTCGCCCGCTATCTCGGCCCGGCGGCGACGGCGGGCGCCTGA
- a CDS encoding porin: MKKYLAIPALACALSGAAHAQSRVTLYGTIDAGLDYLSNQKSSAGSGAAYGVQSGNVSTTRWGLRGNEQLGGGLAAVFDLENGFNLANGRLGNGGDEFGRQAWVGLASRRWGTLTLGRQYDFLVDFVAPLSATGSGFGGNIADHPFDNDNLANDTRMNNAVKFRSASYGGVTFGGAYAFSNLGGGVSDNNAYSLGAQYLNGPLDLAAAYLQSNQPGGVNAPANTGGALSSADGDSMLVGGRWRTFGAGAHYAFSNASLGFVYTRTILDDPRALSQGGAYGSVNGQLLTFSNYELNARYCLTPAFSLGGSYTFTQGRFDTAGRSIAPKWNQFMLQADYALSRRTDLYLEGTYQRVSGADGVSVLGNAGIFNLAASGNDRQALVAAGIRHRF, encoded by the coding sequence ATGAAGAAATATCTGGCAATCCCGGCGCTCGCCTGCGCGCTCTCGGGCGCCGCCCACGCGCAGAGCCGCGTGACGCTGTACGGCACGATCGACGCGGGCCTGGACTACCTCAGCAACCAGAAATCGTCGGCCGGCTCCGGCGCCGCCTATGGCGTGCAGAGCGGCAACGTCAGCACCACGCGCTGGGGCCTGCGCGGCAACGAGCAACTGGGCGGCGGCCTGGCCGCCGTGTTCGATCTCGAGAACGGCTTCAACCTGGCCAACGGCAGGCTCGGCAACGGCGGCGACGAATTCGGCCGCCAGGCCTGGGTCGGCCTGGCGAGCCGCCGATGGGGCACGCTCACGCTCGGCCGCCAGTACGATTTCCTGGTGGACTTCGTCGCGCCGCTGTCGGCCACCGGCTCGGGCTTCGGCGGCAACATCGCCGACCATCCGTTCGACAACGACAACCTCGCGAACGACACGCGAATGAACAACGCGGTGAAATTCCGCAGCGCCAGCTACGGGGGCGTCACCTTCGGCGGCGCCTATGCCTTCAGCAATCTGGGCGGCGGCGTGTCGGACAACAATGCCTACAGCCTCGGCGCGCAGTACCTGAACGGCCCGCTCGATCTGGCGGCGGCCTATTTGCAGTCGAACCAGCCCGGCGGCGTGAATGCGCCGGCCAACACGGGCGGCGCGCTGAGCAGCGCGGACGGCGATTCGATGCTGGTGGGCGGCCGCTGGCGCACCTTCGGCGCCGGCGCGCACTACGCGTTCAGCAACGCGAGCCTGGGCTTCGTCTACACGCGCACGATCCTCGACGATCCGCGAGCGCTCTCGCAGGGCGGCGCCTACGGCAGCGTGAACGGCCAGCTGCTGACCTTCAGCAACTACGAGCTGAACGCGCGCTACTGCCTGACGCCGGCGTTCTCGCTGGGCGGCTCGTATACGTTCACGCAGGGCCGCTTCGACACGGCGGGTCGCAGCATCGCCCCGAAGTGGAACCAGTTCATGCTGCAGGCCGACTACGCGCTGTCGCGCCGTACCGACCTCTATCTGGAGGGCACCTACCAGCGCGTGAGCGGCGCCGACGGCGTGTCGGTGCTCGGCAACGCGGGCATCTTCAACCTCGCGGCCTCGGGCAACGATCGCCAGGCGCTCGTCGCGGCCGGCATCCGCCACCGGTTCTGA
- a CDS encoding DUF4148 domain-containing protein, producing MMRTTKMKLMKLAAAATLAAATLPALAQAAMPAGTQGAPAAATSGGTTNLQQDGWVAPYGQPVHQKTRAEVYQELVQAEQDGQLKYLNSTLYAH from the coding sequence ATGATGAGGACCACGAAGATGAAGCTCATGAAGCTTGCTGCTGCCGCGACGCTCGCGGCGGCGACCCTCCCGGCTCTCGCTCAGGCGGCCATGCCGGCCGGCACGCAGGGCGCGCCGGCGGCCGCCACCTCCGGCGGCACGACGAACCTGCAGCAGGACGGGTGGGTGGCGCCCTACGGCCAGCCCGTCCACCAGAAAACGCGCGCCGAGGTCTACCAGGAACTGGTGCAGGCCGAGCAGGACGGCCAACTCAAGTACCTGAACTCGACGCTCTATGCACACTGA
- a CDS encoding response regulator transcription factor, translating into MRILLVGSRHPEASWLHKALQESGHSLQRADDLRDGLFLASQERFDAIVATALDAGSDAALVAALPRFAADGGGAALVVLLGQARASERIRALRAGADACFGAPYSFIELHERLQALQRLGTGREPDRPLAAPAGLEALSRELQDGKLRLAVTRREFLLLECLMRSPNAPVPRDQLIRYVWQDKEDVDPSSVNLVVSRLRRKLARHQPDVRIDTVSRYGYQVTLAPP; encoded by the coding sequence ATGCGCATCCTGCTCGTCGGCTCGCGCCATCCCGAGGCGTCGTGGCTGCACAAGGCGCTGCAGGAGAGCGGCCACAGCCTGCAGCGCGCCGACGACCTGCGCGACGGGCTGTTCCTCGCCTCGCAGGAGCGCTTCGACGCGATCGTCGCGACCGCGCTCGACGCGGGCAGCGACGCGGCGCTGGTGGCCGCGCTGCCGCGCTTCGCGGCCGACGGCGGGGGCGCGGCGCTGGTGGTGCTGCTCGGCCAGGCGCGGGCCAGCGAGCGCATCCGCGCGCTGCGCGCCGGGGCCGACGCCTGTTTCGGCGCGCCGTACTCGTTCATCGAGCTGCACGAGCGCCTGCAGGCGCTGCAGCGGCTCGGCACCGGGCGCGAGCCGGACCGGCCGCTCGCCGCGCCGGCGGGCCTCGAGGCGCTCTCGCGGGAGCTGCAGGACGGCAAGCTGCGGCTGGCCGTGACGCGCCGCGAGTTCCTGCTGCTCGAATGCCTGATGCGCAGCCCGAACGCGCCGGTGCCGCGCGATCAGCTGATCCGCTACGTGTGGCAGGACAAGGAGGATGTCGATCCGTCGAGCGTCAACCTGGTGGTGTCGCGGCTGCGCCGCAAGCTCGCGCGGCACCAGCCCGACGTGCGGATCGACACGGTGAGCCGCTACGGCTATCAGGTGACGCTGGCGCCGCCCTGA
- a CDS encoding sensor histidine kinase: MFSLSVMVLLGVIATQITHDMKRETDVVIDWQMIYFDSMADADLPGAIHRRLEHERMHTNYYGLFAPDGRHLAGDVLEFPAGLATDRSGQTLSHTLKIAGDEVAPVVRAMAKVRPNGDRLVLARDLTHILRIREAIINVLIVGGVLCFGGGLGGGLALSVRQMRRIKAIRQVTQRIAHGDLAQRLPVGGRDEIDMLSHLVNHMLAEVERLMHEVKGVCDGIAHDLRTPLAHVHTLLAHAAERAGTYDDAALASLVSRARNETDALLGRFRAMLRIAEIGSLQRRGGFAEVDLEALVTDVGELFEPLAESREIRFQVRTEKVSAVHGDRALLFEALTNLLDNAIKYSPAGGSVRLELWQRLPGPCIEVIDDGPGIAPDEREAVLQHRYRSRRTVHLAGSGLGLSIVSTVLNVHDFTLRIGGAAPGTRVTIECWPRTLV; the protein is encoded by the coding sequence ATGTTCTCGCTGTCGGTGATGGTGCTGCTCGGCGTGATCGCCACGCAGATCACGCACGACATGAAGCGGGAGACGGACGTGGTGATCGACTGGCAGATGATCTACTTCGATTCGATGGCCGACGCCGACCTGCCCGGCGCGATCCACCGGCGCCTCGAACACGAGCGCATGCACACCAACTACTACGGCCTGTTCGCGCCGGACGGCCGGCACCTGGCGGGCGACGTGCTCGAATTCCCGGCGGGCCTCGCCACCGACCGCAGCGGCCAGACCCTCTCGCACACGCTGAAGATCGCCGGCGACGAGGTGGCGCCGGTGGTGCGCGCGATGGCGAAGGTGCGTCCCAACGGCGACCGGCTGGTGCTGGCGCGCGACCTCACGCACATCCTGCGGATTCGCGAGGCGATCATCAACGTGCTGATCGTGGGCGGCGTGCTCTGCTTCGGCGGCGGGCTCGGCGGCGGGCTCGCGCTGAGCGTGCGGCAGATGCGGCGCATCAAGGCGATCCGCCAGGTCACGCAGCGCATCGCGCACGGCGACCTGGCCCAGCGCCTGCCGGTGGGCGGGCGCGACGAGATCGACATGCTCTCGCACCTCGTCAACCACATGCTGGCCGAGGTCGAGCGGCTGATGCACGAGGTGAAGGGCGTCTGCGACGGCATCGCCCACGACCTGCGCACGCCGCTGGCGCATGTCCACACGCTGCTCGCGCACGCGGCCGAGCGCGCCGGCACCTATGACGACGCGGCGCTCGCGAGCCTCGTCTCGCGCGCCCGCAACGAGACCGACGCGCTGCTCGGGCGCTTCCGCGCGATGCTGCGGATCGCCGAGATCGGCTCGCTGCAGCGCCGCGGCGGCTTCGCCGAGGTCGATCTCGAGGCGCTCGTGACCGACGTGGGCGAGCTGTTCGAGCCGCTCGCCGAGAGCCGCGAGATCCGCTTCCAGGTGCGCACCGAGAAGGTGAGCGCCGTGCATGGCGATCGCGCGCTGCTGTTCGAGGCGCTGACCAATCTGCTCGACAACGCGATCAAGTATTCGCCGGCGGGCGGCAGCGTGCGGCTCGAGCTGTGGCAGCGCCTGCCGGGGCCGTGCATCGAGGTGATCGACGACGGCCCCGGCATCGCGCCCGACGAACGCGAGGCGGTGCTGCAGCACCGCTACCGCAGCCGCCGCACGGTCCACCTGGCGGGCTCCGGGCTCGGCCTGAGCATCGTCTCGACGGTGCTCAACGTCCACGACTTCACGCTGCGCATCGGCGGCGCCGCGCCCGGCACGCGCGTGACGATCGAGTGCTGGCCGAGGACGCTGGTATGA
- a CDS encoding response regulator transcription factor, whose protein sequence is MFRVLTIEDDEITANEIVGELKDRGFAVEWVANGRDGMARALSDEYDVITLDRMLPGVDGLTIVTTMRSIGVRTPVLMLSALGDVDERVRGLRAGGDDYLTKPFDPEEMTARLEVLLRRSQASPAQSETTLEVGPLALDLIARKATRDGAEIALLPTEYRVLEYMMRNAGQTITRTMLFEAVWGYHFDPGTNLIDVHMGRLRRKIDPPDAPPMIRTVRGAGYILS, encoded by the coding sequence ATGTTTCGTGTCCTTACTATCGAAGACGATGAAATCACCGCGAATGAAATCGTTGGAGAACTGAAAGACCGTGGCTTCGCCGTGGAATGGGTGGCCAACGGCCGCGACGGCATGGCGCGCGCGCTCAGCGACGAATACGACGTGATCACGCTCGACCGGATGCTGCCGGGCGTGGACGGCCTGACCATCGTCACCACCATGCGCAGCATCGGCGTGCGCACGCCGGTGCTGATGCTCAGCGCGCTCGGCGACGTGGACGAACGCGTGCGCGGGCTGCGCGCCGGCGGCGACGACTACCTGACCAAGCCGTTCGATCCCGAGGAGATGACGGCGCGCCTCGAGGTGCTGCTGCGGCGCAGCCAGGCCTCGCCCGCGCAGTCGGAAACCACGCTCGAGGTCGGCCCGCTCGCGCTCGACCTGATCGCGCGCAAGGCCACCCGCGACGGCGCGGAGATCGCGCTGCTGCCCACCGAATACCGCGTGCTCGAATACATGATGCGCAACGCCGGCCAGACCATCACGCGCACCATGCTGTTCGAGGCGGTGTGGGGCTATCACTTCGATCCCGGCACCAATCTGATCGACGTCCACATGGGGCGCCTGCGCAGGAAGATCGATCCGCCCGACGCGCCGCCGATGATCCGCACCGTGCGCGGCGCCGGCTACATCCTTTCGTGA
- a CDS encoding DUF4148 domain-containing protein, producing MKPAKTLKHAVLCAGLMAAGLAANAAPLTPQQCGDYPFVKSSAPVTHRQIVNELSELESVGYQPSAGDDSSYPDDYDTAEQKLMRKYRRDCLARHTAAADTGAPGAPRVQ from the coding sequence ATGAAACCCGCGAAGACCCTGAAGCATGCCGTGCTGTGCGCTGGCCTGATGGCCGCCGGCCTTGCCGCGAACGCGGCCCCGCTGACGCCGCAGCAGTGCGGCGACTATCCGTTCGTGAAGAGCTCGGCGCCCGTCACGCACCGGCAGATCGTCAACGAGCTGTCGGAGCTCGAATCAGTGGGCTACCAGCCCTCGGCCGGCGACGACAGCAGCTATCCCGACGACTACGACACCGCCGAGCAGAAGCTGATGCGCAAGTATCGGCGCGACTGCCTGGCCCGCCACACGGCCGCGGCCGATACCGGCGCGCCGGGGGCGCCGCGCGTGCAGTGA
- the gor gene encoding glutathione-disulfide reductase has product MEYDYDLFVIGAGSGGVRLARISASLGARVGIAEAERIGGTCVLRGCIPKKLLVYASHYRGEVEDAAGFGWRFGPGEFSWPTLIAAKDREIGRLSGLYVKLLTDAGVTLHEGRATIVDAHTVEIDAQRVSARHIGVATGSWPTLPEIPGIEHAITSREALDLPELPGRVAVVGGGYIAVEFAGIFNGLGSQVDLFYRGEEILRHFDDDLRRVLHEEMVKRGVAIHTHAKVRAIERGTDGALTLDVNGTPHGPYDAVLYATGRHPNTAGLGLENVGVECEAGGAIRVDAYSATNVPSIHAIGDVTSRPQLTPVATRDGALLAANLFGGRRTEADHRAIPSAVFSQPELATVGLAEHEARAQYGAVDIYQTSFRALKHTLSGRDEKIFMKLVVVRDSQRVVGAHMIGPDAAETIQGIAIAVRMGATKAQFDETIGIHPSAAEEFVTLRTKAPDPA; this is encoded by the coding sequence ATGGAATACGACTATGATCTTTTCGTGATCGGCGCGGGCTCGGGCGGCGTTCGGCTCGCCCGGATTTCGGCCTCGCTCGGCGCGCGCGTGGGCATCGCCGAGGCGGAGCGCATCGGCGGCACCTGCGTGCTGCGCGGCTGCATCCCGAAGAAGCTGCTGGTCTACGCCTCGCACTACCGCGGCGAGGTCGAGGACGCGGCCGGCTTCGGCTGGCGCTTCGGCCCCGGCGAGTTCTCCTGGCCGACGCTGATCGCCGCGAAGGACCGCGAGATCGGCCGGCTCTCCGGCCTCTACGTGAAGCTGCTGACCGACGCCGGCGTGACGCTTCACGAGGGCCGCGCGACGATCGTCGACGCCCACACGGTCGAGATCGACGCTCAGCGCGTCAGCGCCAGGCACATCGGCGTGGCCACCGGCTCATGGCCGACGCTGCCCGAGATTCCCGGCATCGAGCACGCGATCACCTCGCGCGAGGCGCTCGATCTGCCCGAGCTGCCCGGGCGCGTGGCGGTGGTGGGCGGCGGCTACATCGCGGTGGAGTTCGCCGGCATCTTCAACGGGCTCGGCTCGCAGGTGGATCTGTTCTATCGCGGCGAGGAGATCCTGCGCCACTTCGACGATGACCTGCGCCGCGTGCTGCACGAGGAAATGGTCAAGCGCGGCGTGGCGATCCACACCCACGCCAAGGTGCGCGCGATCGAGCGCGGCACGGACGGTGCGCTCACGCTCGACGTCAACGGCACGCCGCACGGCCCCTACGACGCCGTGCTCTACGCCACCGGCCGCCATCCGAACACCGCCGGGCTCGGCCTCGAGAACGTCGGCGTCGAGTGCGAGGCGGGCGGCGCGATCCGCGTGGACGCGTATTCGGCCACCAACGTGCCCTCGATCCATGCGATCGGCGACGTCACCTCGCGCCCGCAGCTCACCCCGGTGGCCACCCGCGACGGCGCGCTGCTGGCCGCGAACCTGTTCGGCGGGCGGCGCACCGAGGCCGACCACCGTGCGATCCCGTCGGCCGTGTTCAGCCAGCCCGAACTCGCCACGGTGGGCCTGGCCGAGCACGAGGCGCGCGCGCAGTACGGCGCGGTGGACATCTACCAGACCTCGTTTCGCGCGCTCAAGCACACGCTGAGCGGACGCGACGAGAAGATCTTCATGAAGCTGGTGGTGGTGCGCGACTCGCAGCGCGTGGTGGGTGCGCACATGATCGGGCCGGACGCGGCCGAGACGATCCAGGGCATCGCGATCGCGGTGCGAATGGGCGCGACCAAGGCGCAGTTCGACGAGACGATCGGCATCCATCCGAGCGCGGCCGAGGAATTCGTCACGCTGCGCACCAAGGCGCCGGACCCGGCCTGA
- a CDS encoding porin, producing MKQTRIAGVVGGMMLAFAGTQAHAQSSVTLWGVADVSLRYLTNSNANNDNRLYMTNGAITNSRFALKGVEDLGGGMKAIFNLESGVNLQDGSMAGGSRLFNRAAYVGLSSQYGTVTLGRQKTLLFDLLADTFDPLTVGNYFENAWLPVALGAGLYADNAVKYNGKFGGLSLGAMYSFGTDSTSTGANGFSGQVPGHVGAGNMYGFTVAYAFGPLNVEAGMQQNSDNSSRKQTIYHAGAVYAFSTVKLYAGYLRSKDDTGFVDATLAQQAVVPGISSLKGTGRIDDGPYAGVSWQASPTVTLTGAFYYDHSRNATVSSGVLGSGNRYAIVGLAEYALSKRTEIYGTVDFNKANGAAQVELPGRNNQTGVSIGLRNIF from the coding sequence ATGAAGCAGACCAGAATCGCGGGAGTGGTGGGGGGCATGATGCTCGCGTTCGCCGGCACCCAGGCGCACGCACAAAGCTCGGTGACGCTGTGGGGCGTGGCCGACGTCAGCCTGCGCTACCTGACGAACTCGAACGCGAACAACGACAACCGCCTGTACATGACCAACGGCGCGATCACCAACAGCCGCTTCGCGCTGAAGGGCGTCGAGGACCTGGGCGGCGGCATGAAGGCGATCTTCAACCTCGAAAGCGGCGTGAACCTGCAGGACGGCTCGATGGCGGGCGGCTCGCGGCTGTTCAACCGCGCGGCCTACGTGGGCCTGTCGAGCCAGTACGGCACCGTCACGCTGGGCCGCCAGAAGACGCTGCTGTTCGATCTGCTGGCCGATACCTTCGATCCGCTCACGGTCGGCAACTACTTCGAGAACGCATGGCTGCCGGTGGCGCTCGGCGCGGGCCTGTATGCCGACAACGCGGTCAAGTACAACGGCAAGTTCGGCGGCCTGTCGCTCGGCGCGATGTACTCGTTCGGCACCGATTCCACCTCGACCGGCGCGAACGGCTTCTCGGGCCAGGTGCCGGGCCACGTCGGCGCGGGCAATATGTACGGCTTCACGGTCGCCTACGCGTTCGGCCCGCTCAACGTCGAGGCCGGCATGCAGCAGAACAGCGACAACTCGAGCCGCAAGCAGACCATCTACCACGCCGGCGCGGTCTACGCGTTCAGCACGGTCAAGCTCTACGCCGGCTACCTGCGCTCGAAGGACGACACCGGTTTCGTCGATGCGACGCTCGCGCAGCAGGCGGTCGTGCCGGGCATCAGCTCGCTGAAGGGCACCGGCCGGATCGACGACGGCCCCTACGCCGGCGTGAGCTGGCAGGCGAGCCCGACGGTGACGCTGACGGGCGCGTTCTACTACGACCACTCGCGCAACGCCACCGTCTCGTCGGGCGTGCTCGGCTCGGGCAACCGCTACGCGATCGTGGGCCTGGCCGAATACGCGCTGTCCAAGCGCACCGAGATCTACGGCACGGTGGACTTCAACAAGGCGAACGGCGCGGCCCAGGTCGAGCTGCCGGGCCGCAACAACCAGACCGGCGTCTCGATCGGCCTGCGCAACATCTTCTGA
- a CDS encoding chromate transporter, with protein MNGTLVALAAIFSQLSLLAFGGGNTILPEMQRQVVEIHHWMPATEFTALFALAQAAPGPNMMVVPLVGWHVAGWAGLLVASLAKFGPSSAVTMLVLHGWERFRDRPWRRYVQQGMMPVTAGLVAASALLISQASNRSALQWGITAACAALAWRTRLHPLWLLAGGALAGLAGAWL; from the coding sequence ATGAACGGCACGCTCGTCGCGCTGGCCGCGATCTTCTCGCAACTGTCGCTGCTCGCGTTCGGCGGCGGCAACACGATCCTGCCCGAGATGCAGCGGCAGGTGGTGGAGATCCACCACTGGATGCCCGCCACCGAGTTCACGGCGCTGTTCGCGCTGGCGCAGGCCGCGCCCGGGCCGAACATGATGGTCGTGCCGCTGGTGGGCTGGCACGTGGCCGGCTGGGCCGGGCTGCTGGTGGCGTCGCTCGCGAAATTCGGGCCGTCCTCGGCGGTCACGATGCTGGTGCTGCACGGCTGGGAGCGCTTTCGCGACCGGCCGTGGCGCCGCTACGTGCAGCAGGGCATGATGCCCGTCACCGCGGGCCTGGTGGCCGCGAGCGCGCTGCTGATCTCGCAGGCCTCGAACCGTTCGGCGCTGCAGTGGGGCATCACCGCCGCATGCGCGGCGCTGGCCTGGCGCACGCGCCTGCATCCGCTCTGGCTGCTGGCCGGCGGCGCGCTGGCCGGGCTGGCCGGCGCCTGGCTGTAG